The Elgaria multicarinata webbii isolate HBS135686 ecotype San Diego chromosome 1, rElgMul1.1.pri, whole genome shotgun sequence genome has a window encoding:
- the LOC134394628 gene encoding P2Y purinoceptor 1-like: MEVKEGAPDLGNTSLRDDATSNIEILCPVNTDFTQWFLPACYLAVSLLGLLGNGLGLWNLCASSRKGSWSALGVLLCNLGVADLLYVVTLPFLVSYYLQGRLWLFGRGWCRLTRLLFHLNLYASIGFLTCISVHRYLGIVHPLRMLGRCQGLGSSVALSALVWVWVLAQLSPDFIFSKMDRTGMKCHDTTEHKNLGTYLPYILAVTVTGFVVPFLIIVGCYCHVVVVLQKNQNVDPILKRKSIKLVVLVMVLFSVCFLPYHVFRNLNLLSRKWQLQGSCTQTLKNIYVSYQVTRGLASLNSALNPLLYLMASEDLATRLRTFRQRIRPALGFLWQRQARQHLDQNKLSIMLNDECEEVSNDL; encoded by the coding sequence ATGGAGGTGAAGGAAGGTGCCCCCGACCTGGGCAACACCAGTCTCAGGGATGATGCCACTTCAAACATCGAGATCCTGTGCCCGGTGAACACGGATTTCACCCAATGGTTCCTGCCGGCATGTTACCTGGCCGTGTCTCTGCTGGGCCTTCTGGGCAATGGCCTGGGCTTGTGGAACTTGTGTGCGAGCTCTCGGAAGGGCAGCTGGAGCGCCCTGGGCGTGCTGCTGTGCAACTTAGGGGTGGCGGACTTGCTGTACGTGGTCACCCTGCCCTTCTTGGTGTCCTATTACCTCCAGGGCCGGCTGTGGCTCTTTGGCAGAGGCTGGTGCAGGCTGACCCGGCTTCTCTTCCACCTCAACCTTTACGCCAGCATTGGTTTCCTCACCTGCATCAGCGTCCATCGCTACCTGGGCATTGTGCACCCGCTGAGGATGCTGGGTCGGTGCCAGGGGCTTGGCTCTTCAGTCGCTCTCAGCGCCTTGGTCTGGGTCTGGGTGCTCGCTCAGCTCTCTCCCGATTTCATCTTCAGCAAAATGGACCGCACGGGCATGAAGTGCCACGACACGACCGAGCACAAGAACCTGGGCACCTACCTGCCCTATATCCTGGCCGTCACAGTGACCGGCTTTGTCGTCCCTTTTCTCATCATCGTTGGGTGTTACTGCCACGTGGTCGTGGTCCTGCAGAAGAACCAAAACGTCGACCCCATCCTCAAGCGGAAGAGCATCAAATTGGTGGTTCTGGTGATGGTGCTTTTCTCGGTCTGTTTCCTTCCCTATCATGTCTTTAGGAACCTGAACTTGCTGTCCCGTAAGTGGCAGCTTCAGGGGTCCTGCACTCAGACTTTGAAGAACATCTATGTTTCCTACCAAGTGACCCGGGGCTTGGCCAGCCTCAATAGTGCCCTGAATCCCCTGCTGTATCTCATGGCCAGCGAGGATCTCGCCACACGATTAAGGACTTTCAGGCAAAGGATCAGACCGGCCCTGGGGTTTCTTTGGCAAAGACAAGCCCGGCAGCACTTGGACCAAAATAAATTAAGCATTATGCTCAATGACGAATGTGAAGAGGTGTCAAATGATCTCTGA